A section of the Sedimentisphaera cyanobacteriorum genome encodes:
- a CDS encoding MltA domain-containing protein, whose amino-acid sequence MKRLSILACAAGIMFLFTGCKTVEKEELDYSTPLLPGEDALIKITDPAKLPDFRRACRNLYSLEKAIDKSLNYLAKPSSENHFPMQGITHSDVKESLNLFKDIIHSGLNPAQMSDRIRSEFDVYMSVGCDKRGTVLFTGYYTPIFNGSFEKTERFKYPLYKAPEDLVKADNGQILGRENQSGEIVPYPPRRELVNSGMLNGLELIYLEDPFEVYIAHVQGSAKIRLPGGRLITVGYDATNGHEYKSISEKVSSVSGIPMDEMSLRAMIDYFSANTGQVEDIVAQNPRFVFFRKSEGPPHGSINEPVTRMRTIATDKSIFPRAALTFLDTSLPRLVGQNVVIYPYQGFMLDQDTGGAIRAPGRCDVYMGQGAKAGEVAGKTYEEGKLYYLIAK is encoded by the coding sequence ATGAAAAGACTAAGCATACTCGCCTGTGCAGCAGGAATAATGTTTTTATTCACGGGCTGTAAGACAGTAGAAAAAGAAGAATTAGACTACAGCACCCCTCTTCTACCTGGAGAAGATGCGCTTATAAAGATAACTGACCCGGCCAAACTTCCGGACTTTAGAAGGGCTTGCAGAAATCTATACAGTCTTGAGAAGGCCATAGACAAGAGTCTCAACTACCTTGCCAAGCCCTCATCTGAGAATCATTTTCCGATGCAGGGAATCACCCACAGCGACGTTAAAGAAAGCCTGAATCTTTTCAAGGATATTATTCATTCCGGGCTGAACCCCGCTCAGATGTCCGACAGAATAAGAAGCGAGTTTGATGTTTATATGTCCGTGGGCTGCGATAAGAGGGGGACGGTTCTTTTTACCGGCTACTACACCCCGATATTCAACGGCTCATTCGAAAAAACCGAAAGGTTTAAGTATCCGCTTTATAAGGCTCCAGAGGATCTGGTTAAGGCCGATAACGGCCAAATCCTCGGAAGAGAGAATCAGTCGGGTGAGATTGTTCCTTATCCGCCCAGAAGAGAGCTTGTTAATTCGGGTATGCTCAACGGGCTCGAGCTGATTTACCTTGAAGACCCGTTCGAGGTTTATATTGCACATGTGCAGGGCTCAGCGAAGATAAGGCTTCCCGGCGGAAGACTTATTACCGTTGGCTACGATGCCACTAACGGGCATGAGTATAAATCCATCTCCGAGAAGGTCAGCAGTGTTTCTGGAATACCAATGGACGAGATGAGCCTTCGGGCGATGATTGATTATTTCAGCGCCAACACGGGGCAGGTGGAGGATATCGTCGCTCAGAATCCGAGGTTCGTTTTCTTCCGCAAATCCGAAGGCCCTCCGCATGGCAGCATCAATGAGCCCGTAACACGAATGCGCACTATCGCAACTGACAAGAGCATTTTCCCGCGAGCAGCCCTCACCTTCCTTGATACTTCTCTGCCGCGTCTTGTAGGGCAGAACGTGGTTATATACCCGTATCAGGGCTTTATGCTTGATCAGGATACAGGCGGAGCCATTCGAGCCCCCGGCAGATGCGATGTTTATATGGGGCAGGGTGCTAAGGCCGGCGAGGTCGCCGGGAAGACCTATGAAGAAGGAAAACTTTACTACCTTATTGCGAAATAA
- a CDS encoding SDR family oxidoreductase, producing the protein MRKTAVITGAAGKLGVDITSSLARNGFNCICLYNRSELKAFSVSEHIRKGWNVSAAAVQADLASEDTELVCEKIKQSLASLNTEKTVLINSASIFKKDSELDESEDIFKLNAEVPEKLAECLFEDEKVGLESVVNISDAAAGLSWPSYSLYCRSKAELNNSTLILARKFAPKARVNAVSPGLINTEGLTEEEVDWLIGKIPLKRTGSGRDVSNAIIFLVKNSYITGQIINIDGGRTLND; encoded by the coding sequence ATGAGAAAAACAGCAGTAATCACCGGTGCTGCCGGCAAGCTCGGAGTAGATATCACATCATCGCTTGCGAGAAACGGCTTTAACTGCATCTGCCTCTACAATCGCAGTGAGCTCAAGGCGTTTTCTGTTTCAGAGCACATCAGGAAGGGCTGGAACGTCTCAGCAGCAGCCGTTCAGGCAGACCTTGCATCAGAGGACACAGAGCTGGTGTGTGAAAAGATAAAGCAGAGCCTTGCGAGCCTGAATACTGAAAAAACAGTACTTATTAACTCCGCAAGCATATTCAAGAAAGACAGCGAGCTTGATGAAAGCGAGGATATTTTCAAACTCAATGCAGAAGTTCCTGAGAAGCTTGCTGAATGCCTTTTCGAGGATGAGAAGGTGGGGCTTGAAAGTGTTGTGAATATTTCTGATGCCGCAGCAGGGTTAAGCTGGCCTTCATACAGCTTGTATTGTCGTTCAAAGGCCGAGCTGAATAATTCCACCTTAATCCTTGCAAGGAAATTTGCACCGAAGGCACGTGTTAATGCAGTTTCCCCGGGGCTGATAAATACCGAAGGGCTTACGGAAGAGGAGGTTGATTGGCTTATTGGCAAGATACCTCTGAAACGCACAGGAAGCGGGAGAGATGTTTCAAATGCTATTATTTTTCTCGTTAAAAACAGCTACATAACCGGCCAGATAATCAATATTGACGGCGGGAGAACCCTGAACGACTAA
- a CDS encoding MBL fold metallo-hydrolase translates to MKVISLQSGSRGNCIYVETNKTKLLFDAGISGKAAKARLAAFGKDIRDVDGLFISHDHSDHIKNAGVFSRKFGHKLLVSEKTYQSRSGGLGDVEILHHFQRCERIELGDVCVETHPTPHDGADPCAFVIEAEGKRLGILTDLGYAFAELSGIIRGLDAVMLESNFDPYMLENGPYPYSVQSRIKGDGGHISNQQAAELLIENANDRLSWACLSHISENNNTPETALSVFQKALKPSGKKIQLFAASQREAACMPEI, encoded by the coding sequence TTGAAAGTAATATCGCTTCAGTCCGGCAGCAGAGGCAACTGCATATATGTTGAAACTAACAAGACAAAACTGCTTTTTGACGCAGGCATAAGCGGCAAGGCCGCTAAGGCAAGGCTCGCAGCCTTCGGGAAAGACATCAGGGATGTGGACGGGCTTTTCATCTCACACGACCACAGCGACCATATCAAAAATGCCGGCGTATTCAGCAGAAAATTCGGGCATAAGCTCTTAGTATCAGAAAAGACCTACCAGTCCAGAAGCGGAGGGCTTGGAGATGTTGAAATCCTTCACCACTTCCAGAGATGCGAGAGAATCGAGCTTGGTGATGTTTGCGTGGAAACCCATCCAACACCCCACGACGGGGCAGACCCCTGCGCATTTGTGATAGAGGCAGAAGGCAAACGCCTCGGGATACTCACCGACCTTGGCTATGCATTTGCTGAGCTCTCGGGGATTATAAGGGGGCTTGATGCTGTGATGCTCGAAAGCAACTTCGACCCCTATATGCTTGAAAACGGGCCATATCCCTACAGCGTCCAAAGCAGGATCAAGGGAGACGGAGGGCATATATCGAATCAGCAGGCAGCAGAGCTGCTCATTGAAAACGCAAACGACAGGCTCAGCTGGGCGTGTCTTTCGCATATATCAGAGAACAACAATACCCCCGAAACCGCCCTTTCAGTGTTTCAAAAGGCCTTAAAACCCTCAGGTAAAAAGATTCAGCTGTTTGCTGCAAGCCAGAGGGAGGCTGCATGTATGCCGGAAATCTAA